A stretch of Candidatus Izemoplasmatales bacterium DNA encodes these proteins:
- the dnaN gene encoding DNA polymerase III subunit beta → MNFTINKEVMLNNLLVAQKALSTKTPAPYLQGVKLEVYQNELVMVTSNSDISIKLSVKHESLSVESTGEVLVPGRYFVEIIRKLDGDRIAVSVIENNMLRIVAGNSDITLNMMNVDDFPQIEFFMNDNPIRLDSKVMRSIIRQTTFATSVVENRPILTGVNIRVDGQRLVAIATDSFRLSQKVVDIPASMDNMNVVIPGRSLDELIKIMESNLEEILIHLDHKSILFEYGNVLFQSRLLDGNFPETSRLIPYEFPIVIKFNKNDLAIAIERASLLSSREATAAIVKLYLRSDNVVEITSNSPEIGKVVEEVFPVDKAIGIPIRIAFSAKYFLDALKTFVSDQVFVKFTGEIRPFVIEGENDHGLIQLILPVRTE, encoded by the coding sequence ATGAATTTCACCATCAATAAAGAGGTTATGCTGAACAACCTGCTGGTCGCGCAGAAAGCCCTGTCGACCAAGACACCGGCTCCGTATCTGCAGGGCGTCAAGCTCGAAGTCTATCAGAACGAACTGGTCATGGTGACGAGCAATTCGGACATATCGATCAAGCTGTCGGTGAAGCACGAGAGCCTTTCCGTGGAGTCGACGGGCGAAGTCCTCGTTCCCGGACGCTATTTCGTCGAAATCATCCGCAAGCTCGACGGAGACAGGATCGCCGTCTCGGTGATCGAGAACAACATGCTCCGGATCGTCGCCGGCAACTCGGACATCACCCTGAACATGATGAACGTCGATGACTTCCCGCAGATCGAGTTCTTCATGAACGACAACCCGATCCGGCTGGATTCGAAGGTCATGCGTTCGATCATCCGTCAAACCACGTTCGCGACTTCCGTCGTCGAGAACCGGCCGATCCTGACCGGCGTCAACATCCGCGTCGACGGGCAGCGCCTCGTGGCGATCGCGACCGACTCCTTCCGTCTTTCCCAGAAGGTCGTCGACATCCCTGCCTCGATGGACAACATGAACGTCGTCATCCCCGGACGCAGCCTCGACGAACTGATCAAGATCATGGAATCCAACCTCGAGGAGATTCTGATCCACCTCGACCACAAGTCGATCCTGTTCGAATACGGCAACGTCCTGTTCCAGTCGCGCCTGCTCGACGGCAACTTCCCCGAGACGTCACGTCTGATTCCGTACGAATTCCCGATCGTGATCAAGTTCAACAAGAACGACCTCGCCATCGCGATCGAGCGCGCCTCGCTGCTCTCGTCCCGCGAAGCGACGGCGGCGATCGTCAAGCTGTACCTCCGCAGCGACAACGTCGTCGAGATCACGTCGAACTCGCCCGAAATCGGCAAGGTCGTCGAAGAAGTCTTCCCCGTCGACAAGGCCATCGGCATTCCGATCCGGATCGCCTTCAGCGCGAAATATTTCCTCGACGCGCTCAAGACGTTCGTCTCCGACCAGGTGTTCGTCAAGTTCACCGGCGAGATCCGTCCCTTCGTCATCGAAGGCGAGAACGACCACGGCCTGATCCAGCTGATCCTGCCGGTCCGTACCGAATAA
- a CDS encoding NAD(P)/FAD-dependent oxidoreductase, whose protein sequence is MNERYDVVIVGAGPAGSMCAYELYEKNPALSVLLLDKGNDIARRHCPILEKKLVKCPERPDGVAGCFPACSITNGFGGSGAYSDGKFNITSEYGGWLTDYLDPADVEELIEYVDAVNLKFGAPREVTDPTTAKVREIERRGLAVGLKLLRGKVRHLGTEINLTILRNLYDDLAQKIAMRSRAEVVDVRVEDGSIRGVVLKDGTAIDAPCVVVCPGRDGSRWLSDICLTHGVPMRANHVDIGVRVETNNEIMEEINDNLYEGKFIFRTSLGTQVRTFCSNPSGHVVVENFSGIMLANGHAYADAGLGSRNTNFAILVSHDFTEPFHQPNEFAQGVSGLANMLSNGSIILQRYGDLKMGRRSTEKRIREGFVVPTLKEAVPGDLGLVLPYKTMMSIIEMIEALDHVTPGIASEHTLFYGVEAKFYSARPEVDDRFETRVKGLYAGGDGAGMTRGLAQAGANGVRIARAIAENE, encoded by the coding sequence ATGAACGAACGCTACGATGTCGTGATCGTCGGCGCCGGCCCTGCCGGCTCGATGTGCGCCTACGAGCTTTACGAAAAGAACCCCGCGCTGTCCGTCCTTCTGCTCGACAAGGGCAACGACATCGCTCGGCGCCATTGCCCGATCCTCGAAAAGAAGCTGGTCAAATGTCCGGAACGGCCCGACGGCGTCGCCGGCTGCTTCCCGGCCTGTTCGATCACGAACGGGTTCGGCGGCTCCGGCGCCTATTCCGACGGCAAGTTCAACATCACCTCCGAATACGGCGGCTGGCTCACCGACTATCTCGATCCGGCCGACGTCGAGGAACTGATCGAATACGTCGACGCCGTCAACCTGAAGTTCGGCGCACCGCGCGAGGTCACCGATCCGACGACCGCGAAGGTCAGGGAGATCGAACGCCGGGGGCTCGCGGTCGGACTCAAGCTGCTGCGCGGGAAGGTTCGCCATCTCGGAACCGAAATCAACCTTACGATCCTCAGAAACCTGTACGACGACCTGGCGCAAAAGATCGCCATGCGTTCCCGGGCCGAAGTCGTCGACGTCCGCGTCGAAGACGGATCCATTCGCGGAGTCGTCTTGAAGGACGGAACCGCGATCGATGCCCCGTGCGTCGTCGTCTGTCCGGGGCGCGACGGATCCCGATGGCTGTCCGACATCTGCCTCACCCACGGCGTTCCGATGCGCGCGAACCACGTCGACATCGGCGTGCGCGTCGAGACCAACAACGAGATCATGGAGGAGATCAACGACAACCTCTACGAAGGCAAATTCATCTTCCGCACGTCGCTCGGAACCCAGGTTCGTACGTTCTGTTCGAACCCTTCGGGGCACGTCGTCGTCGAGAACTTCTCGGGAATCATGCTGGCGAACGGGCACGCCTACGCGGATGCCGGGCTGGGTTCGCGGAACACGAACTTCGCGATTCTCGTGAGTCACGACTTCACGGAGCCGTTCCATCAGCCCAACGAGTTCGCCCAGGGCGTTTCGGGACTGGCGAACATGCTGTCGAACGGATCGATCATTCTGCAGCGCTACGGCGATCTCAAGATGGGAAGAAGGTCGACCGAAAAGCGGATCAGGGAAGGATTCGTCGTCCCCACGCTGAAGGAGGCCGTCCCGGGAGACCTCGGACTGGTCCTGCCCTACAAGACGATGATGTCGATCATCGAAATGATCGAAGCGCTCGACCACGTGACGCCCGGCATCGCGTCCGAGCATACGCTGTTCTACGGCGTGGAAGCCAAGTTCTATTCCGCCCGTCCCGAAGTCGACGATCGCTTCGAAACGCGCGTCAAGGGGCTGTATGCGGGCGGAGACGGCGCCGGCATGACGCGCGGCCTGGCGCAAGCCGGAGCGAACGGCGTCAGAATCGCCCGCGCCATCGCCGAAAATGAATGA